A genome region from Populus alba chromosome 3, ASM523922v2, whole genome shotgun sequence includes the following:
- the LOC140955449 gene encoding putative UPF0481 protein At3g02645, whose translation MGTSSTTDEPSHQVSLDIEKLAKSVKDELEISNPFSDTCCIYKVPERLRAVNEKACTPRLVSIGPIHHGNEKLKAMEDHKRMYLKQFLAQSEVSVERFIELIKEKETRLRNCYAETNGFSSEYFIKMILMDAAFVIMFLLKYKYRDFRGSRDSIFYPPYKRLEVGNDICLLENQLPFFILEELCGLSPIYGNSPKPTLIELTHSFFTTAFDSWAVGDILGRVDFSEVKHLVDFLTIYHRPTEQEQYGELEVITVPSVKELHQAGVKELNEKACTPRVVSIGPIHHGNEKLKAMEDHKRMYLKEFIARTKYEYNCSNFRRRRDSIFYPPYKIEDVKIDICLLENQLPFFILEELCGLSPIFGNPPKPTLIGLTHWFFSNEWGSWAVGEYLGRVDFSEVKHLVDFLTIYHRPTEQQQFGELEVLTAPSVKELHQAGVKFVLSSSKHLLDIKFDRNKGILEIPRLQLQGRTEIMLRNMQAFEQCHGLKDGYVGDYIFLMGLFVSASKDVEMLVENRIIDNWLPSNEEVVQLFYNLNIGNFVSREDFLFEGLIKDLNAFCERPWNKWRAKYFKTPWAAISFSGAVIGLILTVIQSVCSILQVV comes from the exons ATGGGAACATCAAGCACTACTGATGAGCCGAGTCATCAAGTTTCGCTTGATATCGAGAAATTAGCCAAATCTGTGAAGGACGAGCTGGAAATCTCAAATCCTTTCTCCGACACATGTTGTATATATAAAGTTCCTGAGCGATTACGCGCGGTGAACGAAAAGGCCTGCACACCTCGATTAGTCTCCATAGGCCCAATTCACCATGGTAATGAGAAGCTAAAAGCCATGGAAGACCACAAAAGAATGTACCTGAAACAATTCCTTGCCCAGAGCGAGGTAAGTGTAGAGCGTTTTATTGAATTGATCAAGGAGAAGGAAACAAGATTGCGTAATTGCTATGCGGAGACCAATGGGTTTAGTAGCGAATACttcataaaaatgatattaatggaTGCTGCCTTCGTCATTATGTTTTTGCTGAAGTACAAGTACAGAGACTTCAGAGGAAGCAGAGACAGCATTTTCTATCCTCCATACAAGAGGTTAGAAGTAGGGAATGATATCTGTTTGCTTGAAAATCAGCTCCCGTTCTTCATCCTCGAGGAGTTGTGTGGACTATCCCCTATATACGGCAATTCTCCAAAACCTACACTGATTGAGCTTACTCATAGCTTCTTTACAACTGCATTCGACTCATGGGCAGTAGGGGACATTTTGGGGAGAGTAGATTTCTCCGAAGTGAAACATTTGGTTGACTTTCTTACAATTTATCATCGGCCAACTGAACAGGAACAGTATGGGGAACTCGAAGTAATAACCGTACCCAGTGTAAAGGAGCTCCACCAAGCGGGGGTCAAGGAGCTGAACGAAAAGGCATGCACACCTCGTGTAGTCTCCATAGGCCCAATTCACCATGGTAATGAGAAGCTAAAAGCCATGGAAGACCACAAAAGAATGTACCTGAAAGAATTCATTGCCAGGACCAAG TACGAGTACAATTGCAGTAACttcagaagaagaagagacagCATTTTCTATCCTCCATACAAGATTGAAGATGTAAAGATTGATATCTGTTTGCTTGAAAATCAGCTCCCGTTCTTCATCCTCGAGGAGTTGTGTGGCCTATCCCCTATATTCGGCAATCCTCCAAAACCTACACTGATTGGGCTTACTCATTGGTTCTTTTCAAATGAATGGGGTTCATGGGCAGTAGGGGAATATTTGGGGAGAGTAGATTTCTCCGAAGTGAAACATTTGGTTGACTTTCTTACAATTTATCATCGGCCAACTGAACAGCAACAGTTTGGGGAACTTGAGGTTCTAACCGCACCCAGTGTAAAGGAGCTCCACCAAGCGGGGGTCAAGTTTGTGTTGAGTTCAAGCAAACATCTTCTTGACATAAAATTCGATAGAAACAAAGGGATACTAGAAATCCCACGATTACAGTTACAAGGCAGAACAGAAATCATGCTCAGGAATATGCAAGCCTTTGAGCAGTGCCATGGCCTGAAAGATGGTTATGTTGGTGACTATATCTTCTTGATGGGTCTCTTTGTCAGTGCCAGTAAGGATGTGGAAATGCTTGTTGAAAATCGTATTATAGATAACTGGCTACCGTCTAATGAGGAAGTGGTACAGCTCTTTTACAATCTCAACATAGGAAATTTTGTGTCGCGAGAAGATTTTCTCTTTGAAGGTCTCATTAAAGATCTGAATGCATTCTGCGAAAGGCCATGGAACAAGTGGAGggcaaaatatttcaaaacccCATGGGCAGCAATCTCTTTTTCAGGAGCTGTTATTGGTCTCATTCTGACTGTCATCCAATCCGTCTGCTCTATACTTCAGGTAGTTTAG
- the LOC118028616 gene encoding histone H3.2 translates to MARTKQTARKSTGGKAPRKQLATKAARKSAPATGGVKKPHRFRPGTVALREIRKYQKSTELLIRKLPFQRLVREIAQDFKTDLRFQSSAVAALQEAAEAYLVGLFEDTNLCAIHAKRVTIMPKDIQLARRIRGERA, encoded by the coding sequence ATGGCTCGCACAAAGCAAACAGCAAGAAAGTCCACTGGAGGGAAAGCCCCAAGGAAGCAACTAGCCACGAAGGCAGCCAGGAAGTCAGCTCCAGCCACCGGAGGAGTGAAGAAGCCCCACCGTTTCAGGCCGGGAACAGTGGCGTTGAGAGAAATCAGGAAGTACCAGAAGAGCACTGAGCTGTTGATAAGGAAACTTCCATTTCAAAGGCTGGTGAGGGAAATAGCCCAAGATTTCAAGACGGATTTGAGGTTCCAAAGCAGCGCAGTGGCTGCCCTCCAGGAGGCGGCAGAGGCATATCTTGTTGGGTTGTTTGAGGATACCAACTTGTGTGCTATTCATGCTAAGAGGGTCACCATTATGCCCAAGGATATCCAATTGGCCCGAAGGATTAGAGGAGAGAGGGCTTAA